The following coding sequences are from one Deltaproteobacteria bacterium window:
- a CDS encoding isochorismatase family protein produces the protein MKKRYRLQNGDALVVVDVQNCFLPGGSLGIAGSDRIIAQVNRMIRLFNERNLPVAFSRDWHPPDHSSFEQQGGPWPAHGIAGTADADFPPELSKPGAVMVFSKATHREHEEYSAFQAKNDEGLSLRVWLEQMNTTRVWVCGLATDYCVLNTVRDLRRAGHAVIVLTDAVYAVHANGAEQALTDMAARGAEMVETDQVEG, from the coding sequence ATGAAAAAACGCTATCGTCTTCAGAACGGCGATGCCCTCGTCGTGGTAGATGTGCAGAACTGCTTTCTGCCCGGGGGATCACTCGGTATCGCTGGCAGTGACCGGATCATCGCGCAGGTGAACCGGATGATTCGCCTTTTCAATGAACGGAATCTGCCGGTCGCCTTCTCGCGGGACTGGCATCCGCCCGACCACAGTTCCTTTGAACAACAGGGTGGTCCCTGGCCCGCTCACGGCATTGCCGGAACGGCTGACGCGGATTTTCCGCCGGAGTTGTCGAAACCGGGCGCGGTCATGGTCTTTTCCAAGGCAACCCACAGAGAACATGAAGAATACTCGGCTTTCCAGGCGAAAAACGATGAGGGGCTGTCCCTTCGGGTCTGGCTGGAACAAATGAACACAACGCGGGTCTGGGTATGCGGTCTGGCGACGGATTACTGTGTTCTGAATACGGTACGGGACCTGCGCCGGGCAGGTCATGCCGTCATCGTCCTGACCGACGCCGTGTATGCCGTCCACGCAAACGGCGCTGAACAAGCGTTGACCGATATGGCTGCCCGAGGTGCCGAAATGGTAGAAACCGACCAGGTTGAGGGGTGA
- a CDS encoding nicotinate phosphoribosyltransferase — MDILTSPLLTDLYQLTMLQGYVEEELFDEAVFEFYVRQMPKNRSFLVAAGLESCLAFLENMAFSDEEILYLERTKRFSSALLDYLKTLRFQGDVHALPEGTIFFPKEPLIRVTAPLPVAQLVETRLINFLHFETLIASKAARCVIAARGRASLVDFGLRRAHGAEAGLLAARASCLAGFIGTATVPADLSYGIPLFGTMAHSYVEVHADEETAFFNFALANPANVTLLIDTYDTLKGARIAAKVAAKLAERHIRVQAVRLDSGDLLSLSKAVRVILDSSGFPDIHIFASGNLDEFAVADLLAQGAPIDGFGIGTRLDTSDDVPYLECAYKLMEYAGVPRLKKSSGKITYPGRKQVYRTMRNNRMSGDIIALEDESPVGVPLIMKVMDKGKRLRNRQSLPELASYTAKQRAGLPPTLCQLTGTGFYPVRISDALIRLKEETERRLV; from the coding sequence ATGGACATCCTGACGAGCCCGCTTTTAACCGATCTTTACCAACTGACCATGCTTCAGGGTTACGTTGAGGAAGAATTATTCGATGAGGCCGTCTTTGAATTTTACGTCAGACAAATGCCGAAAAACCGTTCCTTTTTGGTGGCGGCAGGGCTGGAATCCTGTCTTGCCTTTCTGGAGAACATGGCCTTTTCGGACGAGGAGATTCTTTACCTGGAAAGGACAAAACGTTTTTCTTCCGCCCTCCTCGATTACCTGAAAACACTCCGTTTCCAAGGAGATGTGCATGCCCTGCCGGAAGGCACCATTTTTTTCCCCAAGGAACCCTTGATCCGTGTTACGGCACCCCTACCGGTAGCGCAGCTGGTCGAAACGCGCCTGATCAATTTTCTGCACTTTGAAACATTGATCGCCTCAAAAGCCGCCCGTTGCGTGATCGCCGCCCGGGGACGCGCATCACTGGTCGATTTTGGCCTGCGCCGGGCTCATGGCGCTGAAGCGGGTCTCCTTGCGGCTCGTGCAAGCTGCCTGGCCGGCTTTATCGGCACGGCGACGGTTCCGGCCGACCTGAGTTACGGCATTCCCCTTTTCGGTACCATGGCTCATTCTTATGTCGAAGTCCATGCCGACGAAGAGACGGCTTTTTTCAATTTTGCCCTGGCCAATCCGGCCAATGTAACCCTGCTGATCGACACATACGATACCCTGAAGGGGGCCCGAATCGCGGCCAAGGTGGCAGCAAAGCTGGCGGAACGGCATATTCGTGTCCAGGCGGTCCGGCTTGACAGCGGCGATTTGCTGTCATTATCCAAGGCGGTCCGGGTCATCCTGGATAGTTCCGGTTTTCCCGATATTCATATTTTTGCAAGTGGGAACCTGGATGAGTTCGCCGTAGCGGATCTGCTCGCCCAGGGTGCCCCGATAGACGGCTTCGGTATCGGTACAAGACTCGACACATCCGACGACGTTCCCTACCTAGAATGCGCTTACAAACTGATGGAATACGCCGGGGTGCCCCGCTTGAAGAAATCCAGCGGTAAAATCACATACCCGGGACGCAAGCAGGTTTACCGAACAATGCGGAACAACCGGATGTCAGGGGATATTATCGCTCTGGAGGACGAATCTCCCGTCGGCGTACCTCTTATCATGAAGGTCATGGACAAGGGGAAAAGACTCCGGAATCGGCAGAGCCTCCCGGAACTGGCGAGCTACACGGCCAAACAGCGGGCGGGTCTGCCTCCGACACTTTGTCAGCTGACCGGAACGGGCTTTTATCCGGTCAGGATATCTGATGCCCTGATACGCCTCAAGGAGGAAACGGAGCGGCGCTTGGTATAA
- a CDS encoding MoxR family ATPase: MFQERQNARFGGAAKYILDDELAQIVNISMALEMPLLLKGEPGTGKTMLAHAIAESLKMPLLILNVKSSMKLLEALYQYDTLTRLNDSRFGDSKRDVSHIEAYIKMGKIGQAFTADTKTVLLIDEIDKADTDFQDDMLDVLDQMQFDIIEIDKTIRAKHRPVIVITSNAKKDLSDPFLGRCNFHHIAFPDADMMRRILAVHFPDQSTAVLNACIESFYRLRDIRGLEKKPATRELINWIRALKTDPDFKPKSLAKGLPYLGVLFKKSGDLNVVSQALNRMRF; encoded by the coding sequence ATGTTTCAGGAAAGACAGAATGCCCGGTTCGGCGGTGCAGCAAAATATATACTCGACGATGAACTGGCCCAGATTGTAAACATTTCCATGGCCCTCGAAATGCCCCTGCTTTTGAAGGGTGAACCCGGCACAGGCAAAACCATGCTGGCTCACGCCATTGCGGAAAGCCTGAAAATGCCCCTTCTTATCCTCAACGTGAAATCAAGCATGAAACTGCTGGAGGCTCTCTATCAGTACGATACGCTGACCCGGTTGAACGACAGCCGGTTCGGTGATTCCAAGCGGGACGTGAGTCATATCGAGGCCTACATCAAGATGGGGAAAATCGGCCAGGCCTTCACGGCTGATACAAAAACCGTCCTTTTGATCGACGAAATCGACAAAGCCGATACGGACTTTCAGGATGATATGCTGGACGTTCTCGATCAGATGCAGTTCGATATCATCGAAATCGATAAGACGATCCGGGCTAAACACCGCCCTGTAATCGTCATCACATCAAACGCCAAGAAGGACCTGTCGGATCCATTCCTGGGACGATGCAATTTTCATCACATCGCTTTTCCGGACGCCGACATGATGCGCCGTATTCTGGCGGTTCATTTCCCAGACCAGAGCACGGCAGTCCTGAATGCCTGCATTGAATCCTTCTACCGTTTACGTGATATCCGGGGGCTGGAAAAAAAACCGGCGACCCGGGAGCTGATCAACTGGATCCGGGCCCTCAAGACCGACCCCGACTTCAAACCAAAATCCCTGGCTAAGGGGCTCCCCTATCTGGGCGTCTTGTTTAAAAAAAGCGGTGATCTAAACGTTGTCTCCCAGGCATTGAATCGGATGCGTTTCTAG
- the ychF gene encoding redox-regulated ATPase YchF, whose product MGFKCGIIGLPNVGKSTIFNALTAAGAEVANYPFCTIAPNIGMALVPDPRLTAIATLVKPEKITPTAMEFVDIAGLVKGASRGEGLGNQFLGHIREVDAIVHIIRCFNNPNVVHVDGTIDPLRDLDIVQLELILADMETIEKQIEKSEKLAKTGDKDKQKSLEIYRQIREGLGKGVPARALPGHEDYDEYLKGLHLLTGKKMLIVANVSEEILRKGGEMFQRLKRKAAEEGNPVISICGDLEAEIAELPPEEQPEFLKNMGLTESGLAKLIHAGYDLLDLITFYTTVGTELRAWTISRGTKAPQAAGKIHTDMERGFIRAEIVHYNDFIQFGGMQGAKESGRVHVEGRDYTILDGDIVHFRFHI is encoded by the coding sequence ATGGGATTCAAATGCGGCATTATCGGTCTGCCCAACGTTGGGAAATCAACTATTTTTAATGCGCTGACTGCGGCCGGTGCGGAGGTGGCCAACTACCCTTTCTGCACTATTGCCCCCAATATCGGCATGGCCCTTGTTCCGGATCCGCGACTTACGGCTATCGCAACGTTGGTCAAGCCGGAAAAAATCACGCCAACAGCCATGGAATTTGTGGATATCGCAGGCCTTGTCAAGGGCGCAAGCCGCGGGGAAGGACTCGGAAACCAATTTCTCGGGCACATCCGTGAGGTGGATGCGATTGTGCACATCATACGCTGTTTCAACAACCCCAATGTGGTCCATGTCGACGGCACTATAGACCCCCTGAGGGATCTTGACATCGTCCAGTTGGAATTGATTCTTGCCGATATGGAAACCATAGAAAAACAGATCGAAAAATCGGAGAAACTTGCAAAAACGGGCGACAAGGATAAGCAAAAATCCCTCGAAATATACCGGCAAATCCGGGAAGGATTGGGGAAGGGTGTTCCCGCCCGCGCACTTCCGGGTCATGAAGATTATGATGAATATCTTAAGGGTTTGCACCTTCTCACAGGCAAAAAGATGCTGATTGTCGCCAATGTCAGCGAGGAAATCCTTAGGAAGGGCGGGGAGATGTTCCAGAGGCTGAAACGAAAGGCGGCCGAGGAAGGAAATCCTGTCATTTCCATCTGCGGCGACCTGGAGGCGGAAATCGCCGAACTGCCTCCTGAGGAACAGCCCGAGTTCCTGAAGAACATGGGCCTCACGGAATCGGGCTTGGCCAAACTCATCCACGCGGGTTATGACTTGTTGGACCTGATCACCTTTTACACAACCGTTGGCACGGAACTGAGGGCCTGGACCATTTCACGGGGCACAAAAGCCCCGCAGGCAGCCGGAAAAATTCATACCGATATGGAACGGGGATTCATTCGAGCGGAAATCGTGCATTACAACGATTTCATCCAATTTGGCGGTATGCAGGGTGCTAAAGAGAGCGGCCGGGTTCATGTGGAGGGCAGGGACTACACAATCCTGGATGGAGACATCGTCCATTTTCGTTTTCACATCTGA